GTCCTTGTGcgactgagggctcgtctttaggctcctggaccttttccgtGGATGGTAACAGAATGAAGAGAGCTCAACCTGGGTGCTAGGAAGGGGTATCTTTAAGGAGAGGGGCTGCCCTCCTGGGAAATGCGGTAATTTTTCTATATGCGTGATAACGTGACTACATCTGCCAAAAGCACTGAAATGCGGGGAGGAGCATATAGTGCAGAGGGTGTCAGGGGGCAAAGGTGACGGTCTGGCACGATGGCAGTCCCTGTCGGTGAGCATGTGGCGAAGGACAGTCGCCGAAAGGACGGTCGCCGAAAGGACGGTCGCCGAAAGGACGGTCGCCGAAAGGACGGTCGCCGAAAGGACGGTCGCCGAAAGGACGGTCGCCGAAAGGACGGTCGCCGAAAGGACGGTCGCCGAAAGGACGGTCGCCGAAAGGACGGTCGCCGAAAGGACGGTCGCCGAAAGGACGGTCGCCGAAAGGACGGTCGCCGAAAGGACGGTCGCCGAAAGGACGGTCGCCGAAAGGACGGTCGCCGAAAGGACGGTCGCCGAAAGGACGGTCGCCGAAAGGACGGTCGCCGAAAGGACGGTCGCCGAAAGGACGGTCGCCGAAAGGACGGTCGCCGAAAGGACGGTCGCCGAAAGGACGGTCGCCGAAAGGACGGTCGCCGAAAGGACGGTCGCCGAAAGGACGGTCGCCGAAAGGACGGTCGCCGAAAGGACGGTCGCCGAAAGGACGGTCGCCGAAAGGACGGTCGCCGAAAGGACGGTCGCCGAAAGGACGGTCGCCGAAAGGACGGTCGCCGAAAGGACGGTCGCCGAAAGGACGGTCGCCGAAAGGACGGTCGCCGAAAGGACGGTCGCCGAAAGGACGGTCGCCGAAAGGACGGTCGCCGAAAGGACGGTCGCCGAAAGGACGGTCGCCGAAAGGACGGTCGCCGAAAGGACGGTCGCCGAAAGGACGGTCGCCGAAAGGACGGTCGCCGGCGCAGTGGACTGACGAGGAGTGGAATGTGGGCTGCCATCGGTGGAGGCGAACAGAGGTCAGCGGGATTCGACTTCCCGCTCGCCGTGCGAGttgtcctccctccctccccccctccctcccccccctccctcccccccctccctccctcccccccctccctccccccctccctccctccccccctccctccctccccccctccctccctccccccctccctccctccccccctccctccctcctccccccctccctccctccctccctccgcctccctcccttctccctccctccccccccctccctccccccctccctccctcccccccctccctccctccccccctccctccctcccccctcctccctccccccctcctccctcctccccccctccctccctccctccctccgcctccctccctctctccgcctccctccttctctccgcccccctccctcccttcaccagcatctctctctccctccctctccacccggcatctctctctctctctttctccacccaccctctctctccaccaaccatctctctctcctctccctctcccccctcccgtgGTCCcaccgtctccccccgacccctcAGCCCAGCGCAGCGGTTCGGAGCGCCGGCCCCACCCAGCCGCAGCGCCTCGTCGGCGGCCGCACGGACCGGGGGGAGGTCGGGACAGCGTCGCTGGCTCCGGGATTCGATTACTTGGGGAGGGGAGGGCGCCGGACATGGGCTGCATCGGGTCGCGGACTGTCGGTAGGTGAGGGGCGGGGGTAGGTGAGGGGCGGGGGTAGGTGAGGGGCGGGGGTAGGTGAGGggcgggggtgggagagagggggagaaggggtgggagagagagagggtgggagagagagagggagggggagggggaggggtgggagagagaagggggaagggagggaaggaagggatagGGGGCTCCTGTTGAACCTGTCTGTTTCCCACCAGCCGCAGACACCGTCCCGGTGAAGTGGACGGGGTCGAAAGATCTGGACGCCGTCCACATGGACAGTACCAACACCTTGCAATCGTCCAGTGAGGTAGGGGAGTTGCCTCAGGTCTATCGTCCGCACTCTCGCACCTGAAtctccccccactccacccccccaccctccttcctGGTGACCTGACCCATGTCCAGCTTAGAACAAGACTCTCTCAACCCTCTTGTCACAAACCTCTCTCTCCCACAGCATACACGGACGGAGGTTCTTGGGATGGAATCAATGTGAGTATCttgcccccccctcctctcctcctctccccctcccccgctcccctcccctccccctcccctcccccttcgcccctcccctccccttcgccccctcccctcccccttcgccccctcccctcccccttcgccccctcccctcccccttcgccccctcccctccccttcgccccctcccctcccccttcgccccctcccctccccttcgccccctcccctctcccttcgccccctcccctccccttcgcccctcccctccccttcgccccctcccctccccttcgccccctcccctccccttcgcccctcccctccccttcgccccctcccctccccttcgccccctccctcccttcgccccctcccctccccttcgccccctcccctccccttcgccccctcccctccccttcgccccctcccctccccttcgccccctcccctccccttcgccccctcccctcccttcgccccctcccctccccttcgcccccctccctccccttcgccccctccccctccccttcgccccctccctccccttcgccccctcccctccccctcgcccctcccctccccctcgccccctcccctcccccctcccctcccctccccccctcccctcccctcccccccctcccctcccctcccccccctcccctcccctccccccctcccctcccctcccccccctcccctccctccgccccctcccctccgccccctcccctcccctccgccccctccctccctccgccccctcccctcccctccgccccctccccttcgccccctcccttcgccccctccctcccttcgccccctccccttcgccccctccccttcgccccctcccttcgccccctccccttcgccccctcccctccgccccctccctccgccccctcccctccgccccctccctccgccccctcccctccgccccctcccctccgccccctcccctccgccccctccctccgcccctcccctccgccccctcccctccgccccctcccctccgccccctcccctccgccccctccctccgccccctcccctccgccccctcccctccgccccctcccctccgccccctcccctccgccccctcccctccgccccctcccctccgccccctcccctccgccccctcccctccgccccctccccctccgcccctcccctcccctccgccccctcccctcccctccgcccctcccctcccctccgccccctcccctcccctccgccccctcccctcccctccgccccctcccctcccctccgcccctcccctcccctcgccccctcccctccccttcgccccctcccctccccttcgccccctcccctccccttcgccccctcccctccccttcgccccctcccctccccttcgccccctcccctccccttcgccccctccctccccttcgccccctcccctccccttcgccccctcccctcccttcgcccctcccctccccttcgccccctcccctccccttcgccccctcccctccccttcgccccctcccctccccttcgccccctcccctccccttcgccccctcccctccttcgccccctcccctccccttcgcccccctcccctccccttcgccccctcccctccccttcgccccctcccctccccttcgcccccctcccctccccttcgccccctcccctccccttcgccccctcccctccccttcgccccctcccctcccttcgccccctcccctcccttcgccccctcccctccccttcgccccctcccctccccttcgccccctcccctcccttcgccccctcccctccccttcgccccctccctccccttcgccccctcccctccccttcgccccctcccctccccttcgccccctcccctccccttcgccccctcccctcccttcgccccctccctcccttcgcccctcccctcccttcgccccctcccctccccttcgcccctccctccccttcgccccctcccctcccttcgccccctcccctccccttcgccccctccctcccttcgccccctcccctccccttcgccccctcccctccccttcgcctTCGCCCcgcccccctcttccccttcccccaccagaaTAGTGAGGAAGGGGTTGTTTTTCAGCGAGGACCCTCCCTCATGTCTCACTACAGCTCTCCATTGAGGACACGACCTCCATCCTCCCCTCCCTCAAACACAACTCGAACACGTACGGTATTGGAGCCCTGGCCAAATCGTCGCTCTCAGgtacagcgggggggggggggcagaggggtgaagggggtgggggaagagggaaggaggtggtggtggtgaggggatagggagagggagggagaggtggtggtgagggggatagggagagggggagagaggatagGGGATGACAGTGGtgtatctctctctttccccctctctttcccccctctctctctccccccctctctctctcccccccctctctctctccccccctctctctctccccccctctctctctccccccctctctctctccccccctctctctctccccccctctctctctcccccccctctctctctcccccctctctctctccccccctctctctctcccccctctctctctccccccctctctctctccccccctctctctctccccccctctctctctccccccctctctctctccccccctctctctctccccccctctctctctccccccctctctctctccccccctctctctctccccccctctctctctcccccctctctctctccccccctctctctctccccccctctctctctcccccccctctctctctccccccctctctctctccccccctctctctctccccccctctctctctcccccctctctctctccccccctctctctctccccccctctctctctccccccctctctctctccccccctctctctctccccccctctctcctctccccccctctctctctccccccctctctctctccccccctctctctctccccccctctctctctcccccctctctctctccccccctctctctctccccccctctctctctccccccctctctctctccccccctctctctctccccccctctctctctccccccctctctctctcccccccctctctctctcccccccctctctctctcccccctctctctcccccccctctctctccccccctctctctctccccccttctctctctccccccctctctctctccccccctctctctctcctccccctctctctccctagtTCGCCTGCAGACTGGCCTGTCGAAGACGGTGAGGGACCGGATCACGAAGCCGACTGCAATGGGCTCCGGCCGCGTTGCCCACATGATTGAGTGGCAGGGCTGGTCCAAACAGCCTCCCCCCCTGGCCACGTCCTGCCCGCTTGCTGAGACGCCGATGGATGCTGACACATACTCCGACCTCAGTGACGGCGAGAAGGAGGCACGATTTGCAGCCGGTGAGGGGCACACGGCTCGCagccggtggggggagggggcacgcGGCCCGCAGCCGGTGGGGGAGGGGACGCGGCTCGCagccggtggggggaggggacgcGGCTCGCAGCCCGGTGGGGGAGGGGACGCGGCTCGCagccggtggggggaggggacgcGGCTCGCagccggtggggggaggggacgcGGCTCGCAGCCGGTGGGGGAGGGGACGCGGCTCGCAGCCGGTGGGGGAGGGGACGCGGCTCGCAGCCCGGTGGGGGAGGGGACGCGGCTCGCAGCCGGTGGGGGAGGGGACGCGGCTCGcagcggtggggggaggggacgcGGCTCGCAGCCGGTGGGGGGAGGGACGCGGCTCGagccggtggggggaggggacgcGGCTCGCagccggtggggggagggggacgcGGCTCGCAGCCGGTGGGGGAGGGGACGCCGGTCCAGCTGCACGTGGTCTCCTCCGTGCACGGTCCTCTCCGGGCACTGTTCCTTCTGTGTCCGATCTGGTCTGTACGCAGATCTCTGCTGCGTGATCCGGTCTGTATGCAGTTCCCTCCGTGTACAAGCCACACTGGATGCGGTCCCTTCCAAGCGCCTAGCTCGAgccccccctccctcctgcccTCGCCCCCTGCCCCTTCCAAGCACCATCCAGTCTGCCCGCCACGTGCACATCACTGTCGAcacggtgggggggcgggggagaacaGTCAAGGCTTCAGGTTTGAGGTGTGGAGGCAGGGACAAGCAGCTTGAAGGGACGGGTGGCTGCACCGGTTTGTCGCGAATttaggaatttaatgcaggcaaggcGAAGGGCCGGACAGACCAAGGCAGGGCATCCATGGTGGACGGTCGGGCCTGAAGTCGTCTGTGGTGGATGGTCGGGTCCTGAGGAGGGCAGTGGGAcaggagggatctgggaaaacgCAGAGACATCGTTCCCCGAAAGTGGCATCACGGGGACAGGGTTAtggagagagcttttggcatgttggcctcaTAAATGAGAGCATCGAGTTCAGGATGttctggtgaagttgtacaagacgttGGTGGGGCCGAATCTGGAgcattgggtgcagttttggccacAGAATGACAGGAAAGACCTCAAAGAGGACAgagaagatttaatgggatgttgccctgacgtcagggactgagttacagggaaaggttcgggattttatcccctgaagatttactgggatgttgcccagttCGGGTTGAGATGAGAGGTGAGGAATCTTCACTTGAGTCTGTCCGGAACCCTTTCACTGACCACCTGTCCATCTGCCCCAGGAGTGATGAAGCAGTTTGCGATATCGGAGGCCACGTTGCTGGCTTGGTCTTCCCTGGACGGGGAGATGAGTGATCTCTCCACTCCCTGTGACGTTGGTCAGAACAACGAATTGTCAGGGAGTCCGATCCCCAAGGTAAGGtctcccctcctccacctctctctcacccctctattccctctccccccctctctctctccccccctctctctctccccccctctctctccccccctctctctctccccccctctctctctccccccctctctctctccccccctctctctccccctctctctctcccccctctctctctcccccactctctctccccctctctctcaccccccctcactctcccccctctctctcccccctctctctctccccccctctctctctccccccctctctctctccccccctcactctctccccctctctctctccccctctcactctccccctctctctccccctctctctctcccccctctctctctcccccctctctctctcccccctctctctctccccccctctctctctccccccctctctctctcccccctctctctctccccccctctctctctcccccatctctctctctcccccctctctctctcccctctctctctcccccccctctctctcatcccctccctctctctccaccttctctacccccctctcctctctcccctcccccctctcctctctcccctccccctctcctctctcccctccccctcctcacttcccctctcacttcccctctcaccccctttctctccctctctcacccccttctctccctctctcaccccctttctctcctctctcacccccttctctcctctctcacccctttctctccctctctcaccccctttctctccctctctcaccccctttctctccctctctcaccccctttctctccctctctcaccccttctctccctctctcacccccttctctccctccctctcacccccttctctccctccctctcaccccttctctccctccctctcaccccttctctccctccctctcaccccttctctccctcctctcacccccttctctccctccctctcacccccttctctccctccctctcaccccttctctccctccctctcacccccttctctccctccctctcacccccttctctccctccctctcacccccttctctccctccctctcacccccttctctcccctcctctccccccttctctccctccctctcgcccccttctctccctccctctcgccccctctctcctccctctcgcccccttctctccctccctctcgcccccttctctccctccctctcgcccccttctctccctccctctcgccccttctctcctccctctcgccccttctctccctccctctcgccccttctctccctccctctcgcccccttctctccctccctctcgcccccttctctccctccctctcgcccccttctctccctccctctcgcccccttctctccctccctctcgcccccttctctccctccctctcgccccttctctccctccctctcgcccccttctctccctccctctcgcccccttctctccctccctctcgcccccttctctcctccctctcgccccttctctccctccctctcgcccccttctctccctccctctcgcccccttctctccctccctctcgcccccttctctccctccctctcgcccccttctctccctccctctcgcccccttctctccctccctctcgcccccttctctccctcccttctcgcccccttctctccctccctctcgcccccttctctccctccctctcgcccccttctctccctccctctcgcccccttctctcctccctctcgccccttctctccctcctctcgccccttctctccctccctctcgcccccttctctccctccctctcgcccccttctctccctccctctcgcccccttctctcctccctctcgccccttctctccctccctctcgccccttctctccctccctctcgcccccttctctccctccctctcgcccccttctctccctccctctcgccccttctctccctccctctcgcccccttctctccctcctctcgccccttctctccctccctctcgccccttctctctcctccctctcgccccttctctccctcctctcgcccccttctctccctcctctctcgccCACTTCCATCGCCCccttctcgccctctctcgccctctctcgccctctctcgccctctctcgccctctctcgccctctctcgccctctctcgccctctctcgccctctctcgccctctctcgccccctctcgccccctctcgcccccttcgccctctctcgcccccttctcgccctctctcgccccatctctcgccctctctcgcctcTCTCGCCccttctcgccctctctcgccccttctcgccctctctcgccctctctcgccctctctcgccctctctcgccctctctcgcccccttctcgccctctctcgccctctctcgcccccttctcgccctctctcgccctctctcgccctctctcgccctctctcgccctctctcgccctctctcgccctctctcgccctctctcgccctctctcgccctctctcgccctctctcgcccctctctcgccctctctcgcccccttctcgcccccctctcgcccctctcgccctctctcgccctctctcgccctctctcgccctctctcgccccctTCTCGCCCCCTTCTCGCCCCCTTCTCGCCCCCTTCTCGCCCCTTCTCGCCCCCTTCTCGCCCCCTTCTCGCCCCCTTctcgccccctctctcctctctcgccccttctctcctctctcgcCCCTTCTCGCCCCCTtctcgccccctctcgcccctctcgcccctctcgcccctctcgcccccttctcgccccctctctcgcccctctcgccccctctcgcccctctcgccctctctcgcctctctcgccctctctcgccctctctcgccctctctcgccccttCTCGCCCCCTTCTCGCCCccttctcgccctctctcgcccccttctcgccctctctcgcccccttctcgccctctctcgcccccatctcgccctctctcgcccccatctcgccctctctcgcccccatctcgccctctctcgcccccttctctccctccctctctcgccccttctctccctccctctcgcccccttctctccctccctctcgcccccttctctccctccctctcgcccccttctctccctccctctcgcccccttctctccctcctctcgcccccttctctccctccctctcgcccccttctctccctccctctcgcccccttctctccc
Above is a genomic segment from Narcine bancroftii isolate sNarBan1 chromosome 2, sNarBan1.hap1, whole genome shotgun sequence containing:
- the LOC138752938 gene encoding protein FAM131B-like, with amino-acid sequence MGCIGSRTVAADTVPVKWTGSKDLDAVHMDSTNTLQSSTYTDGGSWDGINLSIEDTTSILPSLKHNSNTYGIGALAKSSLSVRLQTGLSKTVRDRITKPTAMGSGRVAHMIEWQGWSKQPPPLATSCPLAETPMDADTYSDLSDGEKEARFAAGVMKQFAISEATLLAWSSLDGEMSDLSTPCDVGQNNELSGSPIPKADPHHPAEPWPQLVAGGLYCLSTSGVWEPSSSPPSLLASPPAPQPWPLQPSPSPSGSPEGRGFLELPPIAPDPLPPGTPVSSPGAPH